A single window of Flavobacteriales bacterium DNA harbors:
- a CDS encoding Do family serine endopeptidase, with the protein MKRITQLVLTAMAGGLFALGTFYYLGPKPASEVRIVNNGQAQFASNKAQSDVLPDLTTAAEQSLHGVVHIQTIQENKQSYQYDPFRDLFYGRPYYQEAPQVIGQGSGVIVSGDGYIVTNNHVVDGADQIMVTLNDKRSYQAEVVGTDPTTDLALIKIPEKNLAPIPYGNSDRLRIGEWVLAVGNPFNLTSTVTAGIVSAKGRNINILADQFAIESFIQTDAAVNPGNSGGALVDSYGNLVGINTAIKSNTGSYAGYSFAVPVNIVKKVIDDILNYGTVQRAFIGVNIKDMDASEAEQLGVKDLTGVYVAGVMDGGAAMEAGIQQGDIIVQVGDMKVDNIPELQEQVGRLRPGDKIDVTIKRNGQAKVMKMILKNKEGNTRVIRKEDVSEVQVLGAVLIPASSEEKNELRINNGLKIKELKAGKLRNAGIREGFIITKIDHKDIKSTDDLQTALRNKGSQEGVLIEGVYPNGLRAYYGFGI; encoded by the coding sequence ATGAAACGGATCACACAACTGGTGCTTACAGCCATGGCAGGGGGTCTGTTCGCGCTTGGCACTTTCTACTACCTGGGCCCCAAACCTGCCTCGGAAGTCCGCATCGTGAACAACGGGCAAGCACAATTTGCATCAAACAAAGCGCAATCCGACGTATTACCTGATCTAACCACTGCAGCGGAGCAAAGCCTTCATGGAGTGGTACACATCCAAACCATTCAGGAAAACAAACAATCGTATCAGTACGACCCATTCCGTGACCTATTCTACGGTCGCCCTTATTACCAGGAAGCACCTCAAGTGATCGGACAGGGATCAGGAGTCATTGTTTCAGGGGACGGATACATCGTAACCAATAATCACGTAGTGGACGGTGCAGACCAGATCATGGTAACACTTAACGACAAAAGATCCTACCAGGCTGAGGTTGTTGGCACCGATCCCACCACCGACCTGGCACTGATCAAGATCCCGGAAAAGAATCTTGCCCCCATTCCCTACGGCAACTCAGATCGGTTGCGAATTGGAGAGTGGGTGCTGGCAGTAGGAAACCCTTTTAACCTCACATCCACTGTAACAGCGGGTATAGTAAGTGCAAAAGGACGAAACATCAATATCCTGGCCGACCAGTTTGCCATTGAATCTTTTATTCAAACAGATGCCGCTGTCAACCCTGGCAACAGCGGTGGCGCTCTGGTTGACAGCTATGGAAACCTGGTAGGCATCAATACGGCGATCAAATCCAACACAGGATCATATGCCGGGTACTCATTCGCCGTACCGGTTAACATTGTCAAGAAAGTGATTGACGATATCCTCAATTACGGAACTGTTCAGCGGGCATTTATCGGAGTCAACATCAAGGACATGGATGCCTCCGAAGCAGAACAGCTTGGAGTAAAGGACCTTACCGGCGTTTATGTGGCAGGCGTCATGGACGGTGGAGCCGCAATGGAAGCAGGCATCCAACAAGGCGACATTATTGTGCAAGTTGGAGACATGAAAGTAGATAACATACCCGAACTGCAGGAGCAGGTTGGTCGACTTCGCCCCGGCGACAAGATAGACGTGACCATCAAGCGGAACGGTCAAGCCAAAGTCATGAAGATGATCCTGAAAAACAAAGAAGGAAACACCCGCGTAATTCGCAAGGAAGACGTAAGTGAAGTACAGGTGCTGGGGGCAGTTCTCATCCCCGCAAGTAGTGAAGAAAAAAATGAACTCAGAATAAATAACGGATTGAAAATAAAGGAGTTAAAAGCAGGTAAGCTTCGAAATGCCGGCATCCGGGAGGGGTTCATTATTACAAAAATCGATCATAAAGACATAAAAAGCACCGACGATTTACAGACGGCACTCAGAAACAAGGGGAGCCAGGAAGGGGTCCTCATAGAAGGTGTGTATCCCAACGGCTTAAGAGCTTATTATGGTTTTGGAATATAA
- a CDS encoding acyl-CoA reductase yields MQASLIRRAEAFQALGEDLLSIGNSSTEFAARFEQVSSDAYSYNKWFTVENNRQAAAALGHMLERSALVKWMATYAKLDEARPMKRIGLVMAGNVPMVGFHDLMCVMMAGHQAVVKFSGDDDRLLPMLVERLFEHEPALRGQYQRADGKLSDFDAVIATGGGNTSRYFEYYFGKYPHIIRRNRSSAAVLTGKETKAELEALSRDCMAYFGLGCRNVTKLWIPEGYNLQPFCQVMEAFGAYLQHDKYRNNYDYNKSLLLLNKVPHMDNGVVLMKEDKALGAPVTVLHLEHYRALHDVENRLMDEAAMLQCVVSSGGQFPGSIPFGTTQSPALWDYADQVDTMEFLLTIPA; encoded by the coding sequence ATGCAAGCTTCATTGATCAGGCGAGCCGAGGCTTTTCAGGCATTGGGAGAGGATCTTCTTTCGATCGGGAATTCGAGTACCGAGTTTGCCGCAAGGTTCGAACAGGTATCCTCGGATGCATATTCCTACAACAAATGGTTTACGGTAGAGAACAATCGCCAGGCAGCAGCTGCTTTGGGGCACATGCTTGAACGATCTGCGCTGGTTAAATGGATGGCAACATATGCCAAACTGGATGAAGCGCGACCGATGAAGCGCATAGGTTTGGTGATGGCCGGAAATGTGCCCATGGTGGGTTTTCATGACCTCATGTGTGTGATGATGGCCGGTCATCAGGCGGTTGTCAAGTTTTCCGGTGACGATGACCGGCTTTTACCGATGTTGGTGGAACGCTTGTTTGAGCACGAACCCGCCCTGCGGGGGCAATACCAGAGAGCAGATGGGAAGTTGTCGGATTTTGATGCGGTGATTGCAACGGGTGGAGGTAATACCTCCAGGTACTTTGAATACTATTTCGGAAAATATCCCCATATCATCCGAAGAAACAGGAGTTCGGCTGCTGTTCTTACCGGAAAGGAAACAAAGGCGGAACTGGAAGCGCTGTCCAGGGATTGCATGGCGTATTTCGGCCTGGGATGCAGGAATGTAACCAAGTTATGGATTCCGGAAGGATATAATCTTCAGCCGTTCTGCCAGGTTATGGAAGCTTTCGGTGCATACCTGCAACATGATAAATACAGGAATAACTACGACTATAATAAGTCGCTGCTCTTATTAAACAAAGTGCCCCACATGGACAATGGGGTGGTGCTGATGAAGGAGGACAAGGCGCTGGGAGCGCCGGTGACGGTTTTGCACCTGGAACACTACCGTGCCCTTCATGATGTGGAAAACAGGTTGATGGATGAAGCAGCCATGCTACAGTGTGTCGTCTCTTCCGGCGGACAATTTCCGGGATCCATTCCTTTTGGTACCACACAGTCTCCGGCGCTGTGGGACTATGCAGATCAGGTGGATACCATGGAATTCCTGCTGACTATTCCTGCTTAA
- a CDS encoding YbjQ family protein: MIITTTETIPGKNITAVLGIARGSTVRARNIGRDIFAGLKNIVGGEISEYTRLQAEAREQALQRMIDDATKLGAHAIVNIRFSTSVIMQGASEIMAYGTAVTLS; the protein is encoded by the coding sequence ATGATCATCACCACAACAGAAACCATCCCTGGTAAAAACATAACAGCCGTTTTGGGAATCGCCAGGGGTAGCACCGTAAGAGCCCGTAACATCGGTCGGGATATATTTGCCGGGCTCAAAAACATTGTAGGAGGAGAAATCAGCGAATATACCCGCCTCCAAGCGGAAGCTAGGGAACAAGCCTTGCAACGCATGATAGACGACGCCACAAAATTGGGCGCCCATGCCATTGTCAACATCCGTTTCAGCACTTCCGTGATCATGCAGGGGGCCTCGGAAATCATGGCCTACGGAACCGCAGTCACCCTATCATGA
- a CDS encoding 4Fe-4S dicluster domain-containing protein has protein sequence MAIMITDECINCGACEPECPNNAIYEGGAEWRFSDGTTLTGNVARMDGSSVDAGAPQEPKANDIYYIVTDKCTECKGFHDEPQCAAVCPVDCCVDDPDFRESEDVLLAKKAKLHI, from the coding sequence ATGGCGATCATGATCACCGACGAATGCATCAATTGCGGGGCCTGCGAGCCGGAATGCCCCAACAATGCCATTTACGAGGGCGGTGCGGAATGGAGGTTTTCCGATGGCACAACCCTGACCGGCAATGTGGCACGGATGGACGGTTCTTCTGTAGATGCGGGTGCACCTCAGGAACCGAAAGCCAACGACATCTACTATATCGTAACAGATAAATGTACCGAATGTAAAGGATTTCATGACGAACCACAGTGCGCCGCCGTATGTCCGGTAGATTGCTGTGTGGACGATCCGGATTTCCGCGAATCTGAAGATGTTCTGCTGGCAAAGAAAGCCAAGCTTCACATCTGA
- a CDS encoding diaminopimelate epimerase, producing the protein MNLKFEKYHGTGNDFVVIDDRSHSFPTDDYALVARLCERHKGIGADGLMLLRKREGFDFEMVYYNSDGNPGSMCGNGGRCITAFAVRLGIVSHQARFMAYDGPHEAYVKPVTGQPGLHNVKLQMGDVKSVEMVGQDFFLDTGSPHLVSWRKNLQNLNVKQEGSAIRYNDRFREKGTNVNFVDWEDGRLLVRTYERGVEDETLCCGTGVTASAVCYAHINGIGNGIIPVTMPGGDVSVHLKVAADGTYTDVWLEGIATHVFSGEMVL; encoded by the coding sequence ATGAACCTGAAGTTTGAAAAATATCACGGAACCGGAAATGATTTTGTTGTCATTGATGACCGCAGTCATTCATTTCCAACCGATGATTATGCGCTTGTGGCGCGACTTTGTGAACGACACAAAGGAATTGGTGCAGACGGATTGATGTTGCTTAGGAAACGGGAAGGCTTTGACTTTGAAATGGTTTACTACAATTCAGACGGAAACCCCGGAAGCATGTGTGGCAATGGCGGACGCTGCATCACTGCCTTTGCGGTCAGGTTGGGGATTGTGAGCCATCAGGCGAGGTTTATGGCATATGACGGGCCGCATGAGGCATATGTTAAGCCTGTGACCGGGCAACCCGGTTTGCACAATGTGAAGTTGCAAATGGGTGATGTGAAGAGCGTTGAAATGGTTGGTCAGGATTTCTTTCTCGATACGGGTTCACCTCATCTTGTTTCCTGGCGGAAAAATCTACAGAATCTGAATGTGAAACAGGAGGGGAGTGCGATCCGGTACAATGATCGCTTCAGGGAGAAGGGCACCAATGTGAATTTTGTAGATTGGGAAGATGGCCGTTTGCTTGTTCGTACCTACGAACGTGGTGTTGAAGATGAAACTCTGTGTTGTGGTACGGGCGTGACCGCAAGTGCCGTTTGTTACGCGCATATCAATGGCATTGGCAACGGAATCATCCCTGTTACCATGCCCGGTGGAGATGTTTCAGTGCACCTGAAAGTGGCCGCTGACGGAACTTATACCGATGTGTGGTTGGAAGGTATTGCAACACATGTGTTCTCAGGAGAAATGGTGCTATGA
- a CDS encoding glyceraldehyde-3-phosphate dehydrogenase encodes MTAKGNGFEEKLKSYIQEEKAATDLIRCISSAWLDKSVELIIFRHQLIDRSVSEILNLHQYAREIIKQPIHITDTLGLTQELLKLDLAPAKIDIGKLAGEYLEVKDKTAITDFVADKFANFIGRDKTTFKPKDVILYGFGRIGRLLARELITQAGRGEQLRLRAIVTRSNSDADIIKRASLFRVDSVHGPFPGTIIEDLENKSLIVNGHTIQMLAADSPADIDYEAAGISNALLIDNTGAWRDREGLSQHLKAKGVDKVLLTAPGKGDIPNIVHGVNQQESDLQNERIFSAASCTTNAIVPVLKVMQDNLGITSGHIETIHSYTNDQNLLDNYHKKYRRGRSAPMNLVITETGAAKAVAKVLPQLKGILTANAVRVPTPDVSLAILSLKVNKKVTVEEVNDIMKDAALKGQLVEQIQYSFSHELVSSDLIGNPCAVVYDSPATIIGESGQDIVLYAWYDNEYGYTRQVIRLSKYLSQVRRLTFY; translated from the coding sequence ATGACGGCAAAAGGAAACGGATTCGAAGAAAAACTAAAATCCTATATCCAGGAAGAGAAGGCAGCCACCGACCTGATTCGCTGCATCAGCAGTGCATGGCTCGACAAATCAGTTGAATTGATCATATTCCGCCATCAACTCATTGATCGCAGCGTGAGTGAGATTCTCAACCTGCATCAATATGCCAGGGAGATCATTAAACAACCCATTCATATTACTGACACACTCGGCCTGACCCAAGAGTTGCTGAAACTGGATCTTGCCCCTGCCAAGATCGACATCGGTAAATTGGCCGGTGAATACCTGGAGGTGAAGGACAAAACCGCCATAACAGATTTTGTTGCGGATAAATTTGCAAACTTCATCGGCAGGGATAAAACCACCTTTAAGCCCAAAGATGTTATTCTTTACGGTTTCGGCCGAATCGGGCGATTACTCGCGAGAGAACTCATCACACAGGCAGGCCGTGGCGAACAACTTCGCCTTCGGGCCATCGTTACCCGCTCCAACAGCGATGCCGACATCATCAAACGCGCATCCCTGTTCCGGGTAGATTCCGTTCACGGCCCGTTCCCGGGAACCATCATTGAAGATCTGGAAAACAAGTCCCTGATTGTAAATGGTCATACTATCCAGATGCTGGCAGCCGACTCCCCCGCCGATATCGACTACGAGGCAGCAGGCATCAGCAATGCACTTCTGATTGACAATACAGGTGCATGGCGTGACCGTGAAGGACTCAGCCAGCACTTGAAAGCAAAAGGGGTTGACAAGGTTCTGCTCACTGCTCCCGGCAAAGGAGACATCCCCAATATCGTGCACGGTGTAAATCAGCAGGAGAGTGATCTTCAGAACGAACGCATCTTCTCCGCAGCATCTTGCACCACCAATGCCATTGTTCCGGTACTGAAAGTGATGCAGGACAACCTGGGAATCACCTCAGGCCATATCGAAACCATTCACAGTTACACCAACGACCAGAATCTCCTCGACAACTACCATAAGAAATATCGCCGTGGCCGCTCCGCTCCGATGAACCTGGTAATCACCGAAACCGGCGCCGCAAAAGCAGTTGCCAAAGTATTGCCTCAACTAAAAGGCATACTAACAGCCAATGCCGTGCGTGTCCCGACCCCGGATGTATCCCTTGCCATCCTGAGCCTGAAGGTGAATAAAAAAGTAACTGTGGAGGAAGTGAATGACATCATGAAAGACGCCGCCCTTAAAGGTCAGCTTGTGGAACAAATCCAGTACTCCTTTTCCCATGAACTGGTTTCTTCCGACCTGATCGGCAATCCATGTGCCGTGGTTTATGACAGCCCCGCTACCATCATAGGCGAATCCGGTCAAGATATTGTATTGTATGCTTGGTACGACAATGAATACGGATACACCCGACAGGTGATACGACTGTCAAAGTACCTTTCTCAGGTTAGAAGGCTTACCTTTTATTAA
- a CDS encoding DUF1015 domain-containing protein, with amino-acid sequence MAVLKPFKGYRPVKDKVAEVASRPYDVLNSEEAKKEAEGKPFSFLHVVKPEIDLPENIDHYAAEVYEKGRDNFKQLLADGVFFQDEKDCYYIYSQTMDGRTQTGIVGCSAVDDYFNDVIKKHELTRPDKEEDRKKHVRVSAINAEPVFFTFPAVQALDEIMEKVKGSKSPEYDFTADDGIRHTLWVVNDDATIQRIADEFNKIPSVYVADGHHRTAAAALVGQDLRKEVGQYSGKEEFNYFLSVNFPDNQLKIFDYNRVVTDLNGLSDDAFMQKLSEGFDVKEVNGQHRPTGLHNFGMFLNGKWYSLTAKAGTYDDNDPIGVLDVTVLTKQVLEPILGIMNQRTDKRIDFVGGIRGLGELEKRVNSGEMKVAFALHPVTLGQLINISDTGNIMPPKTTWFEPKLRSGLVVHGLN; translated from the coding sequence ATGGCTGTACTGAAACCGTTCAAGGGCTATCGTCCCGTGAAAGACAAAGTTGCCGAAGTGGCATCACGCCCCTACGACGTATTGAATTCCGAAGAAGCTAAAAAGGAAGCAGAAGGCAAACCGTTCTCTTTCCTCCATGTTGTGAAACCAGAGATCGACCTGCCGGAAAACATCGACCACTATGCCGCCGAGGTATACGAAAAAGGCCGCGACAACTTCAAGCAGCTGCTCGCAGACGGCGTGTTCTTCCAGGATGAAAAGGATTGCTACTACATCTATTCCCAAACCATGGACGGCCGTACCCAAACCGGCATCGTGGGTTGCTCCGCCGTTGACGATTATTTCAACGATGTGATCAAGAAACACGAACTGACCCGTCCGGACAAGGAAGAAGACCGTAAGAAACACGTGCGTGTAAGCGCCATCAACGCTGAACCCGTATTCTTCACCTTCCCCGCGGTACAGGCGCTGGATGAGATCATGGAAAAGGTAAAAGGCTCCAAGTCGCCCGAATACGATTTCACCGCAGATGACGGCATCCGCCACACCCTTTGGGTCGTGAACGACGATGCAACCATCCAACGCATCGCCGACGAATTCAACAAGATCCCGAGCGTGTACGTTGCCGACGGCCACCACCGCACCGCAGCCGCAGCACTCGTAGGACAAGACCTTCGCAAGGAAGTGGGCCAGTACTCAGGCAAGGAAGAGTTCAACTACTTCCTTTCCGTGAACTTCCCCGACAACCAGCTGAAGATCTTCGATTACAACCGTGTGGTAACCGACCTCAACGGCCTGTCAGACGATGCATTCATGCAAAAACTCTCCGAGGGTTTTGATGTGAAGGAAGTCAACGGACAACACCGCCCCACCGGACTGCACAACTTCGGCATGTTCCTGAACGGCAAATGGTACTCACTCACTGCAAAGGCAGGCACGTATGACGACAACGATCCGATCGGCGTACTGGACGTGACTGTTCTGACCAAGCAGGTACTGGAACCCATCCTGGGCATCATGAACCAGCGGACCGACAAACGCATCGACTTTGTGGGTGGCATCCGTGGCCTGGGTGAATTGGAAAAACGCGTGAACAGCGGCGAAATGAAAGTGGCTTTTGCCCTTCACCCGGTCACACTGGGTCAGCTGATCAACATTTCCGACACAGGCAACATCATGCCTCCGAAAACCACCTGGTTCGAACCCAAACTCAGAAGCGGGCTCGTGGTTCACGGACTGAACTAA
- a CDS encoding RNA polymerase sigma factor RpoD/SigA — protein MRQLKITKSITNRESQSLDKYLQEIGREELLTADEEVTLAKRIKEGDPAALEKLTKANLRFVVSVAKQYQNQGLSLPDLINEGNLGLIKAAQRFDETRGFKFISYAVWWIRQSILQALAEQSRIVRLPLNQVGSLNKINKAFSKLEQEYEREPSPDEMAELLEVPEDKVADTIRVSGRHVSVDAPFVDGEDNSLLDVLVNKDSPTADNTLMSESLQREIERSLSTLTERERDVVRLFFGIGMNHGLTLEEIGAKFDLTRERVRQIKEKAIRRLRHTSRSKLLKAYLG, from the coding sequence ATGAGACAACTTAAGATCACCAAATCGATTACCAACCGTGAAAGTCAATCTCTCGATAAGTACCTCCAGGAAATAGGGCGCGAAGAACTCCTAACTGCCGATGAAGAAGTAACCCTAGCCAAACGCATTAAAGAAGGTGATCCTGCCGCGCTGGAAAAGCTTACAAAAGCCAACCTTCGCTTTGTGGTTTCAGTTGCTAAACAGTATCAGAACCAGGGACTTAGCCTGCCTGACCTGATTAATGAAGGCAACTTGGGCCTGATCAAAGCCGCCCAACGTTTTGATGAAACCCGCGGTTTCAAATTTATCTCCTATGCAGTTTGGTGGATCCGCCAGTCCATTCTTCAAGCCCTGGCAGAGCAGTCACGTATCGTGCGACTTCCCCTGAACCAGGTGGGATCCCTGAACAAGATCAATAAAGCATTTTCGAAACTGGAGCAGGAATACGAGCGCGAACCTTCACCCGATGAAATGGCTGAGCTACTTGAAGTTCCGGAAGATAAGGTTGCCGACACCATTCGTGTATCAGGAAGACATGTGTCAGTTGATGCTCCGTTTGTTGACGGCGAAGACAACAGCCTGCTTGACGTTTTGGTCAATAAAGACTCCCCCACGGCTGATAACACTTTGATGTCCGAATCCCTTCAGCGTGAGATCGAACGTTCTTTGAGCACTTTGACCGAAAGAGAGCGTGACGTAGTGCGTCTTTTCTTCGGAATAGGCATGAACCATGGCCTTACACTGGAAGAAATCGGTGCCAAATTTGACCTCACAAGGGAACGGGTCAGACAAATCAAGGAAAAGGCGATCCGCCGACTCAGGCACACATCAAGAAGCAAGCTACTCAAAGCATATTTAGGTTAA
- a CDS encoding NAD(P)-binding domain-containing protein, whose protein sequence is MKILANDGIAPIGKQKLEAAGFTVVTDKVDQAQLADAINKEGYEVLLVRSATTARKDLIDACPNLKYIGRGGVGMDNIDVEYARSVGRTVFNTPGASSQSVAELVFAHLFNMVRFLYDSNRQMPVKGETEFNTLKKKYGKGSELRGKTIGIIGFGRIGQATAQYALGCGMKVVASDPGISSATITVEVGGVEKVTVEIQTIPMEELLKQADFISLHVPKIGDKALIGKEELAKMKDGVVLVNSARGGMIDELALVEALNSGKVAHAGIDVFQNEPTPKKELLSHPKISLTPHIGAATEEAQDRIGEELADFLIASYKQQTVS, encoded by the coding sequence ATGAAAATTCTTGCCAACGATGGCATCGCCCCCATCGGAAAACAAAAACTCGAAGCCGCAGGTTTTACTGTGGTAACTGATAAAGTCGATCAAGCCCAACTGGCCGACGCCATTAACAAGGAAGGCTACGAAGTACTCCTGGTGCGTAGCGCAACCACCGCACGCAAAGACCTGATCGATGCATGTCCCAACCTGAAATACATCGGTCGCGGTGGTGTAGGTATGGACAACATCGACGTGGAATATGCCCGCTCGGTGGGACGCACCGTGTTCAACACGCCTGGTGCCTCTTCCCAATCCGTTGCCGAACTCGTGTTCGCTCACCTGTTCAACATGGTGCGCTTCTTGTACGACAGCAACCGCCAGATGCCCGTGAAAGGCGAAACCGAATTCAATACCCTGAAAAAAAAGTACGGTAAAGGATCCGAACTTCGCGGAAAAACCATCGGCATCATCGGCTTCGGCCGCATCGGCCAGGCCACTGCCCAGTACGCCCTCGGTTGCGGCATGAAAGTAGTTGCCAGCGATCCCGGCATCAGCAGCGCCACCATTACAGTTGAAGTAGGTGGTGTTGAAAAGGTGACCGTAGAGATTCAAACCATCCCCATGGAAGAACTGCTGAAACAAGCCGACTTCATCTCCCTGCACGTTCCCAAGATCGGCGACAAAGCCCTGATCGGAAAAGAAGAGCTCGCCAAAATGAAAGACGGCGTGGTACTGGTCAACAGCGCACGCGGCGGAATGATCGACGAACTGGCCCTGGTGGAAGCCCTGAACAGCGGCAAAGTAGCCCACGCCGGTATTGACGTGTTCCAGAACGAGCCCACACCGAAAAAGGAATTGCTGAGCCATCCGAAGATTTCCCTGACGCCACACATCGGTGCCGCCACCGAAGAAGCCCAGGACCGCATCGGAGAAGAACTGGCCGATTTCCTCATCGCCAGCTACAAACAACAAACGGTTAGCTAA
- the serC gene encoding 3-phosphoserine/phosphohydroxythreonine transaminase, protein MSQVLNPTQVKKIHNFSAGPGILPQEVFKQAAQAVLNYEGTGLSLLEMSHRSKEFIAVMEKAVALVKELFNVPAGYQVLFLQGGASTQFTMVPANLLPVNGKAAYINTGEWAGKAVKEAKLYGQTDVIASSEDQNFSYIPKNYTIPTDAAYLHITTNNTIFGTQYKQDIDSPIPVVADMSSDIFSRPVDVSKYALIYAGAQKNMGPAGTTMVIVKEDLLGKTGRQIPTMLNYKTHIDKESMFNTPPVFPIYVSMLTLQWLKDNGGVAFAQKRNQEKFNILYNELESNPLFKPTAKKEDCSVMNLTFVLTNEALEEQFNAMLKEAGISGLKGHRSVGGFRASMYNAMDTDSVKALVEVMQALATKQG, encoded by the coding sequence ATGAGCCAGGTTCTCAATCCCACACAAGTGAAGAAAATTCACAATTTCAGCGCCGGTCCGGGCATCCTGCCCCAGGAAGTTTTCAAACAGGCCGCTCAGGCTGTCCTCAACTACGAAGGCACCGGTCTTTCACTTCTTGAAATGTCTCATCGCAGCAAAGAATTCATTGCTGTTATGGAGAAAGCCGTCGCCCTCGTAAAAGAACTTTTCAATGTTCCCGCCGGCTACCAGGTATTGTTCCTGCAAGGTGGTGCAAGCACCCAGTTCACCATGGTACCCGCCAACCTGCTGCCCGTTAACGGCAAGGCGGCTTACATCAACACAGGCGAATGGGCCGGCAAAGCTGTTAAAGAAGCAAAGCTCTACGGACAGACTGACGTCATTGCTTCTTCCGAGGATCAGAATTTTTCCTACATTCCGAAGAACTACACCATCCCCACCGATGCTGCTTACCTGCACATCACCACCAACAACACCATCTTCGGTACCCAGTACAAACAAGACATCGACTCCCCCATTCCCGTTGTAGCTGATATGTCTTCCGATATCTTCAGCCGTCCGGTGGATGTATCAAAATACGCACTGATCTACGCCGGCGCCCAGAAGAACATGGGACCTGCCGGTACAACCATGGTGATCGTTAAGGAAGACCTGTTGGGCAAAACCGGTCGCCAGATCCCGACCATGCTCAATTACAAAACACACATCGACAAAGAATCGATGTTCAACACGCCTCCCGTATTCCCTATCTACGTGTCCATGTTGACCCTGCAATGGCTGAAGGACAACGGCGGTGTTGCATTCGCCCAGAAGCGGAACCAGGAGAAATTCAACATCCTCTACAACGAGCTTGAATCCAACCCGCTGTTCAAACCCACTGCGAAGAAAGAAGATTGCTCGGTGATGAACCTGACCTTCGTACTCACCAACGAAGCCCTGGAAGAACAATTCAATGCCATGCTGAAAGAAGCCGGCATCAGCGGACTGAAAGGCCACCGTTCAGTAGGCGGCTTCCGCGCTTCCATGTACAACGCCATGGACACCGATAGCGTGAAGGCCCTCGTGGAAGTAATGCAGGCCCTCGCTACCAAACAAGGATAA
- a CDS encoding GNAT family N-acetyltransferase translates to MMTGSSVFLRAPEPSDASLLYTWENNPETWVAGDQPQALSLYQLESYLKDRSLNDLTVSGQQRWMICATRSRRPIGTIDLFEYRHIHARAGVGILIGDHKDRGKGKASEALSVFLPYAFEVVNLRQVWCLIAPDNQASINLFESVGFVQQGVFRNWIYRGPDAEDRLFYQLLRS, encoded by the coding sequence ATGATGACAGGCTCATCTGTATTCCTAAGGGCTCCCGAGCCTTCCGATGCATCCTTGTTGTACACCTGGGAGAACAATCCCGAAACATGGGTGGCAGGAGATCAGCCCCAGGCGCTATCCCTGTATCAACTGGAGTCATATCTCAAAGATCGTTCGCTGAACGACCTGACGGTTTCGGGGCAACAACGATGGATGATTTGTGCTACCCGTTCCCGTCGCCCTATCGGTACCATCGACCTGTTTGAGTACAGGCACATTCATGCCAGGGCCGGCGTGGGTATCCTGATCGGGGATCACAAAGATCGCGGCAAAGGCAAGGCCAGCGAGGCGCTATCTGTATTTCTTCCGTATGCATTCGAGGTCGTGAATCTGCGGCAGGTTTGGTGTTTGATCGCTCCGGATAACCAGGCCAGCATCAACCTGTTTGAATCCGTCGGCTTTGTTCAGCAGGGTGTTTTCAGGAATTGGATATACCGTGGCCCGGATGCCGAGGATCGACTGTTTTATCAACTTCTCAGGTCATGA